The genomic DNA CTCTCGATAGCCAGTATCCGAGTTCCGCTACGTCTGATCCATTCCTGGGCATGAGGCTGACGGAGCCAATTAGCTTAGGAGAGCCTGATTCGTTGATTGCCCACACCCACTCGTTCGGTACGATGTGATCCAGGAAGAAGTGTGCATCCACGAGCGTGTAAGGATAGGGAACATGCGAGAGGCACTTGGCAACCTGCCAGTCATTGAGAATGTCTACAATTTCTCTAGTATCAAAGACTTGAGGGCGTCGGAGCACGACATTTTCAGACTGAATTGTCGGTCTGTGCTGTAATGAAGGGCCTGCGTACATAATCAGTCACCTAGCACGCATTGACCATCAATGGAATGCTGTCGCTCACGCGGTGCTTCGCTTTACGATTCAAGATGATGCGTTCGACACTTTATCCTGTTCGCCTTCAAGAACTCCCAGGTGAACCATTGACTGGCTACATAGCCAGAAGCGCCCTTGGTCGGCTGGACCGAGTTCGCGATGATTGATTTGGCTAGGCGACCATGATTGCGCTTTCGTCATTGTCGGCGGTACAGCAGCGATCGCGCCTCAAGGCGCAGCGCCATGACTATCGCATTGGCGAGTTCGCGCAAATGAGGTGCGCTGATTGGCAACCACGCGAGGCTCGCTGCTTTGCGTCCATCACCTCGCCAAGCTCGCCGAACAGGGCTGCCGCTTTTGCAACCTAACGTAGGCTTCCTCATTGACGGCATGCTGATGCGTTTCGCTTGGAGCGCTACTGATCATCACGAGTGAATGGTGAGAACGGCATGATTCGAGCGGGCGAGCCTTGCTAACGCTGATAGAAGGAGAGGGCCGGAACGCTGCCCGGCCCAATCTTCATCATCCAACGGGCACAAGCTCTATGGCCGCCGTGCTCGTCGCGCCTTGATTGTACCAAGCGTTGTTCTTTACTGCCTCGGCCTGCATCTTCCTGATCTCGCGTTCTGCACGCTGACCGGAGTTGGCGAATAGAACCCGCACGATGTATTGCTGCCCGTGTCCAAGTCGAGCAGGCAATGGGTGGAGAGTGGCTATTTTACTCACTGCGCGCATAGTCGCGCGATCAAGCCTTCGATCGCCAGACGTCTTGTAAAGCTGAACTGAGCTTGGCGCCCCGCTCTCACTACAGCCGAACTTCACCGCGACGATGCCGGTCGGCATGACTTCGGAGCGGCTGTCGACGGGATCTCGCATTTGACGACTAAGGTCTCTGAAAACGCGCTGAGACCAAGCTGCCAACGTTGGTGGGGCCGCGATGGCATCTACGGTGGCTTGCGCGTGGCCGGTGGCTGAGATTGGCGCAAAGACCAGCCCTGCCGCAGAAGCGGCAATCCCAAGATACTTTACCATGACTACCTTCTCCCCAGATTATCTAACTGCTCACATTCTGGTGCGACCGTTGATAACGCAGGATCTTTTATTATCTGTTGAGGCGACTCGACTCCGAAGTCGTCTTCTGCGCAGCAACTTCATACTCGTCTTGTCATGAGATATGGAGTCCTTAACAAGTAAACACCGCAAAAAGTGGAACTATCGGATTGAGTCCGATTTCAGAGAATCTTGGATCTCAATTTGACTGTCACTGCCCTTTTTCACGTCAAAGGCGTAACTTACAGGCATCCGCAGCAAGCTAGTGCCTGACCTTGGCCGCTTCTGTTCGCTGGGTAGAGGTAGGCGCAAGCGAGCGCGGCGGCGGCTTGTTCCTTATTATCGGCACGACGAAATCCTGTGAGATACTGCGCAATGGCTGGACGCTGCGGCGCAAGCCTTACTGGCGAGCGCATCGGTGCTGAATGCATCGCGTGGGTACGCGGAAAGTCAGCTGGCGATTGAGATCCTGCCGCTCTTGGAGCTTGGAGATCGAGGCAGGCGTTAGGAACGTTGTCTGTGACGAACTGCTTTTCGCGGGTTCGATTTGCGACCGGCTATCACGAACGGCACACGCTCGGCATCGGCATACATCCAGAGTACGGAACCTCCCGGGGTGCTTACGTTCGACCACCAAGAAGCCAACTCAGTATAGAGTGGCGTTCACTTTTCATCGGCTGAATGGGCCCATAGGCAAGGCGTCGGCTCGATGGATCAAGTGGTTGGCGTGGCATACTCCAACGCTCTGGCTTGCTAGTCCGAATAGGCGCTGAGGTCATATCAGATCTCCGCAATCAGGTGCCTGAACCGACTCAGGCCCTCTTTGTCATAATGCGCCTGGGCTCGATTGGTTCAAAGTAGGCCGCCGAGCGTGCTGATCTTCTTGACCGTATCGAAAACAAGGTCATTCTGGGGCAATTCAAGGGGATGCGTGCATGAGTGACTCGCGAGTTTGGAGCATCGATCGCGTGGCGGCGGCTGGGCTGCTGAATAGTCTTGGCATCGCTGGTACGCCGGAGGCTATCGAGGCTGCTGCGCGTCACTTTTCTAGTCATCGGTCTTGTGCTCAAGACTGGGCGGCCGAACGTGCCCGGTCGACTGCTATCGATGCGCTAGAAGCTGCGTCGGTGCAGCAATTTACGCGTAGAAGCAGTGATTGGGCCGAAGGCTTCCGTTGCGCCGAGGAAATCCTTATGGTCATGACCGCCAAGGAATTGGTTCCGGTCAACATGGCAGAGCCTCGTAGCACGGGTCAGGTGTTGCGCTCGATGGTCCGCGAGGCGCGGCGAGCGAACTAATCCACGCGAAGGCGCCTTCATCGCTATCCGGCGGCGGCGTTGGCCGATCCAAGCCACACCTACTCAGTCCTATCGTGGGTCGACCACGATCAGGAACGAGCAAGCCCCCCCCCCCCCGCAGAGATCCGCACCATAGTCATCTCAGATCTCGGCCGGCTTCACCCGTGATCCGCTGGGGCTCGTGATGTGGGCCTCTTCATCGGGCGGAGCGGTAGGCGCTTAGCAAAAGCGAGATGGATGTCGGAGTTTAGCAGTCTGTTGCGCGTCACGGAGCATCACACGCACGTTCGTGGAAGGATGGCCGAGGGATCGCGAGCCTTAGCCGAACGCGCGGAATGGCTACCTTTTCTGAGCCGGCGAGGTTAACCGATCCTGCTGAGAGCCGGGTTGACTTACTGCCGCCGGCAGAGCGAGACTGCTCTTGAGAGCGACCCGAGTCGCCGTGGAGAAGAGGGATGCATCACTGGATCAGCGCGGAGTACCGCAGCGATGAACCGTACTCCTCAGATTTGGCTGCACCTCTTGTGGCGGTACCGGCTTTGTTGATTTTCGTCGGTTTGTTCTGGTCCATCGGCCCCCTCTAAGAGGCATGGCAGCTCGGCTGGGTAAGTGTATCGTTCTCGTCACGACGCCCTCCATAAGCTTAATATCATTTGCGGACGTTCGCTGATACGCCGTGAGCGGTCATCGCGGCAGCGAGGGCATTCTTTGCTGCTAGCAGCTGCAGCACAAGCTGGTCGTCTACAGGGCGAAGTGGGACGATGAGCTGCGAGTGCTCGGGCCTGCGCGGTGAGGCGCTGGGATTGACCGGCAACCGCCTGAACTTGTGCTTAGAACAAATTTATAGACCAGAACGAAATGATCAGGACCAGCAATGCTGGCATTGCCAGACAAGCCGCCCTCAAATTGGAAAAGTTGGTATCATCGCAAGCACATCGGGCGTTCAACCAATCTCGCATCCTAACTCTCCACTCAAGGCGATTTACCGCTCTACCGGGCAAAGTGCAGGCTTCTGGCGGGCCTTGTGAAGATCAACGATCCAATCGGCTTGCTGGCCCGTGGAACTGTCGAGGTTGCCGAGCGGCTGTGTGACACTCTTGTTCATCAATAAGCGTTCCGTCACGCACCAAGCCCATCTGCCGGTGAAGAGCTCGACGTGGCGCTGCTGGTCAGGCGCAATGGTGCGGGCACACGGGCGGCGGCGGGGTGAATGTCGCGGCTAGCTGGCGATCTGTCGTGCGCCATCGTGGCGTGCTGGATGGGCGTTGCGGTGGGCATGATTTGGGCGAACGGATCGTTGCTAGCTTCGCGCTCAGCTTCGCGGCATCAAGGCCAAGCACTATCGAGGCATCGCAAACCTTGAAGACCGATGTAAGGTTCGCGCGGCCCAGTACAATCGATCAGTCAGCCGCACCTGTGCCACCTAGGTCGACTTGCCGCCGTGCATGTCTAACTACCTTTCTTCCTCATCGATGTGCAGCAGCTCATTGATGTCGCTGACTTTTCGTTCGCCTTGAAGAATCTCCTCCAAACGACGCCCGACTTCCTGCCGGTAGACTGAGCGGTTTACTCTTTTTGGGCAGTTTAAAGTGATATTGTGCGCGACCATGTCCCTGATCCGGGAGATGGCCGCATCGTCGATCACGCCGGCCGATTACAACTCTTTGCAGAGCTGCACAAAGCCCGCAGCGGTTGCCTGTGCCCTTAAGCCGATATTTATAAGATCAAAGTTCAGCTTCCTGTTGCTGTCTGCAATCGTCATCTTATGCTCTCTCGATCTTGTATGCCGCACGGCTGCGTGCCGGTAAGCGTCCTCTACATTTGCGATTGCACACCGGCCTTCGTCGGCGCTCAACACAACGTGCAAAGATTTACTCCACGACCATCACCATTGTGAGAGCGCGCGTGAGATGCGCAAGCGGCACAGGTACGCTGGTCAATACATCCTCTCACTCCGCACCCGCTGCTGACCCTGCTCCTCAACCCACCGCCGCCCGTTCAGCCTCCATGCGCGTTGTAGGAGCGCCAAAGGCAGCAAGCAGCACCGGTGTGAGGGTGCGAACGCATTAGTGAAGTCCCGCGCCAGCGGCTTCTGCACACAGCCTAGCTTGCGCCACTTCTCGCCCGACCACTGCTCGAGCAGGACTTCGTGCCAGTCGTTCGTACGCACTCCCTAGCCGGCCATATAGACCCAACCGCAGGCCAAGCTGATCACGCGATCTAGTCCGCTCCGCTGATGCCAACCAACATTGGGGACGGACACGGCGCTGATGAGCGTGGGTGCGTGCCTGACGCATTGCCGTCCGCGGCGTCACGGCCGGCGCCTAGTTCAGACAACGACACGGATGGCGAGGGCTTCCCGTGCCTGGGCAAGAGCTGCAAAAAAAAGGAAAGCTTCGCGGGGATGTGCGCATCTCGGTAACCAGACTGCCGACAAGTAGCTCCCGACGGGCATGCCGGCTGACCGATTATCTGAATATTTCGCTAGAGTGCGACGACCGTGTCCCAAGCTCCAGGCCGCCAAAAAGAAAGGGCCGACCCAGAAACCAGCCCTATTCTAAGTTGGGAGAGGATGCCTGAAAAGCGCGCCCCCTTTGCTGACTTACGAGTCATGCTGCAAGTACGAATATGATGAGGAATGCTAGATTTTTGCAACTGGTCGCATGATTGATGCCGTCTTAAGCGCTGAAACAGGCGCCGAGCTCGACGGTCAGCTCGGATCCTCCGGCGCGGCTCAAGTGGGCACGCGATGTTGCCCTTAGGCCGCGCGCTCGAAGCTTTGCGCGATCGCTAGCGCGTCAACAACGGCACCGAGCTTTGCCACGAGGCAGCGCCTGGGCTTTTCAGCCATCGTCTGTTCTTCGTGTAGTTGGTGGCGGCAAGATGAGGGGATGTTTGTTGTACGGTGCGCAGCGCCCTGCCCTCACCCACCGTCACCAACACGGCGGCCTCGGAAGCAGCGTGCGCGCCCGAACCGCTTCGGACAGAGGGGGTGAAACGGGACGCCTGCAACGCCCGTGATGATCTCGCGTCCCAATCAGGTATCTACCCCGCAGAGTGCCCTCATCAGAAACGCCGCGTGCCAAGGGCGATCGAAATTGAAACTTGGGGCCGGCGCTGGCCTCGCTGAAGTCGTTTCTTTGATGGGGCCTGATCCCGTCAAGCTCTCGCAGGACAGTGCGAGCATCGCAGCCGGCGCAGCATTGAACGGGGATCCCGCGCTCGTCAGCAGCAAGAACAGCTTCGGGAGTTGAGCCTGGCGCACCGGCAGCGGCACAGGACCATGTACCCGCCCACTTACCGCCGAGCGCACGTTCGTACTTGATGAGGTGCTGGATCGGGCATGTACGGTAATCGACATCGATCTATTATCTTGCCGCTCCCGTTACCGGCTTTCTCCTTCAATCCTATCCAAATGCCGGTGCTCACCGTTGCTCTGCCATGATTGCCAAATGATCAAACTCGCAATCTTCATCGCTGCTGCCCGGCGACAGAAGAAAGAGGCTCGCGTGTAACTTGGCCTATGAGCAAGACCAAGCTGGACACTGCTACACAGCGCGACATGCTCTCTTTCGTGTGTTCGCGTAAGATCAACTAAACTTCCCCATCAGCCTTCCTGCTGCACCTTGCTCAGCAGCAAGATTACGATTGTACTCCAGCGCCATGCGAGGCGATCTCAAGCGCAACGCGTCCATGATGCCGGCAACGCCTTCTCCGCTGGCGAACAAATCTTGGTTGAGCCCGACGCGCGTCGAATGAGCGCTGATCCCTCGAAGCAGTTGGGTAAGATCATCCGCCGTCAAGTCCGGCAGCGCCCCGCGCGCGAACGCCTCCTGGATCATCTTCCGATAAAGCGGTCCGATCGAACCGGGATGCAATGCGCGCTCGCCCACGTCGCACTCCACCCACGCAGATATGGCCGGCTCGATTATCGTCTTGCGTCTATTCTGCGGCGCGAGCCCCGAGACGCTTTGCGTCGGCAAACTTGTGGCGGCCCCTCGCGCCTTGAAGCGCCGCACTTTGACCCGGCGGAATATGGGTCCACTTTCGATCTGGGCGGCCACAAGCCACGCGCCGATCGCGCGCACCGAGCGCGGTGACAAAAACGCCGTGGCGCCCTCCCCTTCCAGGTCACCTTTGCTGCGCGAGACTCTCAACAGTCGCACCTCGGGGTCGATTGCCTCTACGATGTCCTCGACTGCGACGGCGACCAGCTCCGATGCCCTCAACCCAGTGTCGTAAGCCACGGACAGGAGCGCGCAATTGCGCAAACCCGGGAGGTCCTCGCCACAGCTCTTAAGCAGAGCACGAAGGTTGAGCCCACGAGCCATATCGCGGCTGACGTCGTTCACAGCGCCCTTGAAGCGCAACGGCCGCGCCTGCGCCTGCGCCGTGCCCTGCGAGTGCCGGACCGCCGCTAAGCGATGTTTCACCAAAGAAGCTGTGGTTGGGTCAGGCACGTCGAGCAAACGATGGAGCTTTGCAATTGACGCCTTATAGCGGCCGAGCGACGCGGGCTTGCCGCCCTGCTCGGCCCGCGCATCAAGGTAATCGGCGACGGTCACAGGCGACGCCGGGAGTGCGGTCCGATTATTGTCCCTACACCACTGGTCAAAGGCTTCGAGGTCGCACCTAAGGGCTCGAAGGCTGTGCGGCGAAGCGCCGGCTTGGAAGGCCGCGATTAGCTGCGGATCGAGGGTGATGCGCGTGCCCGCGTTCACCTTGGCGATTGCCCACAAAAGCTCTTCCACCCCGCAGACCTTCGGAACGTCATCACCGCAGGTGGCAAGCGGCCGGCCAGTCGAGTTTATCGTCTCCATGATTTCCGCCCACCTGCACCCGCAAGTGCCCTTCGTCAACTGCTATACGTGATATCTGCAATTATCACATGTGAGGTTCTGGGAACGTGCGTCGCTCTGGACTGCAGTACTGTCCTCAGATCATCATCGAAGCGTTATGCACGTGTTGCATTACTCTTCAACATCAAATGCACGAATAGCCGGGAGTTCTGTTGCCCAAGTTGGGAGCGGGTGCGACAGGGAGTGGTTTCGCGGCTGCGTTGCAAGGACAAGGCGCCGAGCTCGACAGACTTGATATTTTTGTGCGCGCCTGCGGGGTTAAAGTACTCGCCGGTCGTCCTCGGGCGCGTTTCGGCCAGTTCTTCTGCCTTGGTTCCATGATCGGCAAAGCGCCCGGCTCTCCCCGCTCGCTCGAGATCTTGGCGGACGTGCGAAAGCCGGCCTTTTTAATCCTCCGAGGTGCGCCTTGCGAAAACTTCCCCATATGATGAGGCTCACACCCCCCTGCCCTGCCCCCTGCCTGACAGCCTTCAGCGACGGGTCATCAAGCGGTATTTTCAGCAGCTATTGCGAACTGCAAGGCTTGGTCTGGAGCGCTTAGACATGTCGAAGAGCACCGCGTACGAGCTGTCGCCGCTCTTAGGAACGCGGACCGGCCAAGTCCGCTTGGCCGGCTCCAGGCCTTCATCATGCACGGCCCCATTATCAGCCGGCGGGTCGCAGCACGCGCATTCGGTTTGACGCCCTCTGAGCGCGGGCAAACAGGCAGGTCGCGCGGCGGGACTGGGTTTGTTGGCTGAATCAACCGGTCGACGGTCTCAGCGCTCCTCTATCACCATCAACTTCGCACATGCATTCGGGTTTCCACCCTTTACGCCACCCCTACAAGCCTTCCGACGGTCGAGGAGAGCATGGAGCCTTCCATGGCTTGGTTCGACAGGAAGATGGCAGACGTCGCCGCTATGCTCGCCAGCCTGGACCGCAGTGCATCGTGCGATGCGAGTTTCAACAACCCCGATGAGCGATGAGGCCATATATCGATGGCGTCATAGCCCCGCCCTAACGCCGCCTTCAGGTTAGAAGATCTGCGATCGCGTCGATAATTTCAGCCTTTGAGACTTTGGTCTTTAAGACTTTGATGGTCACCCCCCCTCCCCGCGCCTTAGTGTAGCGCAGGATGACCTCGCCGGTCGTGCCGATTACCTCCTTTTCGCCTGCACCTCTAACGGCAGGCTGAACGGTTGCCTTCACGAGTAACTTAGCGATTTCGGGCCCGGTTAACGGCGTTCCGCCTTTTGTCCGCGCTTCAACGATCCGCTCGGCCTCTGCCTCCATTTTTGCGAGAGCTCGAGGATCGCCAGCGAGTGGCTTTATGTCTCTGGCTACCCGAACGGTGATATCGTGCGTGTCGGAGAACGCTGCAACGATACTGTCGGGCAAACGTGCAACATCCAGCAGGCGGCTCAACCAGGATTTCGACAAATTCAGGTGCGTAGCCATCTGCGACTGAGAGCCGTCGTAGAATTCCCGCAAGGCGATAGTGTATTCTTTAGCTCTTTCCCAATCGGAAATGTCCTTGCGAGAGCGGTTTTCGACATCAGAGATCCGGAACGCCTCCTCGTCGGTGACGCTTTGGATGGTAACTAGATAGTCGAATTCTGGATGGTGGTGTTCGCGCAGCCATTTGACGGTCCACCACCTTCGGACGCCGGCGATGATTTCGTAGTCAAATTCGGGATCTCCCTTGATCCGACGAACGATGGCGGGGATGCGCTGCTTCTTCGCTGATAGAAATGAGTCGATCAGATCACGGCAGCTGGCCTCATCAAGGTGATCGAGGTCGCGATTGTGCATGCGCCAGGGACGGCACCTGTCTGGATCAACCCACTCGGTGCGATCCGCCACGGACTTGCCGGTGGCAATCCTCGCCAGCGTCTGACTGCGGCTAGCGATGATACCGTCTGCGGGGGTCGCATGATCCAGGTTGACTTCATCATCCAAGCCATCCGTAAACTGCGACCCAAAGCCCTGATTTCCTTTTGCCATAGCGCTGTCCTTCTAAATTTGCGCCCGATGTGAGTCGTTGCCTTCGGCAAGTTGCCACGTGGCAACGAGCGCTCGACTGCTTCGATCTCCCCGCGAACTTGGTCTGTCCCGCAGGCGCCGCAATTCTCTCCAATATCCAATCAAATCAAGCTGTTGACCAACGTTTGCCACGTGGCAACAATCCTCATATTGCCCCCCCTGCCCGGCTCGCCCAAGTCCGCAAAACGTCCTGTTCAATGTCGCGGCATACTTCGTTCAGATGCCTCATGCACCGGTTGTAGACCTCGTGCGACGTCACCGGCTTCTCGAGCTCGAACACCGTTTTCATACGCGAACTTGCATTGTCGATCTCAGCGCTAGTCACCATGACTGACTGGGTCATCGATCCGCCGAACACTTGCCGCATCATCGAGAGGACCTCGCGGTGCATCGACTTGCTCTCGTCCACGCGACTGCCGACCAGTCGTATGAAGTTGTATGCAGGTCGCCCTCTCCCAGCAAGCTGCTCGAGTTGCTTCATCGTTGTCCGGGTCATGTCGATGAATGAAACAGTGGAGGCGAAATCAACAAGGCTCGGCGGAACCGGGATCACCATAGAGTTAGCGGCTTGCAGCACGGCCATTGAAACCATACCGAGGGCCGGGGGGGGGTCCATGATGACGACGTCATAATCCTCTACCACCGAGTCAATCGCATCGGCGATCAGATCAATGATTTCCATGTTCTGGTTCTTCGCCATGTATCCTGCGATCTCATACTCGAGATTGTAGAGGCGTAGATTGGAGGGAATCAGATCAAGATTGTGGAAGTGTGTGTTACGAATAATCTTTCGGACACCTAGAAGCTCCGGATTGTGAAAATGTCCGTACAGTGTATCTTCTTCCTCCAGATCAACATCGGGTCGATAGCCGAACATCATTGTTGATGACGCTTGGCTGTCACAGTCTATAAAGAGAACCCGATAGCCTCTGATCGCAAAATGCTGCGCCAGATGGAGCGCGATCGTCGACTTGCCAACGCCACCCTTGAAGTTGCAAACGGAGATAATCGCTGGAGTGTCCGTTGGTTCGCGCCATGGCCGCGTCCCGAAGACGCCGCGCATATGATCGAGTTCTTCAAGCGAGTACTGTATACGGTGACCTGATCCAGTTCGGTCACGCGCCGGCAGTCGGCCGTCGCGCTCGGCTTCCCGGACAGCCGATGCAGTTCTGCCAACCAACGCTGCGGCCTTTGAAATAGGGAAGGTGGGGCCCTTCTTCTGTCCTGTTTCCGGATCCACAGCGCTGTCACGAATCCGCTTCAGAATAGTCAAAGCCTTGCGATGCAACACATCGAGACTGCCTTCCATAAGGTCGTCAGATAAAACTGAATTCGCGCCGGCTACCATCATTGTTCCCGTCTTGTGGGTTTGCAATGTCGTCATAGCTATGTTGGCGATTTCGAGCAACAAAGCGGCGTAAAGGTTGCAGATCGACCGATGATCTCCGAGCGGGTCGAGAGGACGATATCGCTGAAAGTTGAGGTAACCCTTGGTACACCGATGATCTCAGTGCTGTTTTCCTTCCACCATCTCGTCGACTTACCGTGGGGTATGATTAGGGGCTGTGGAAAACTGCCGATGATCTCGGTACCGAGCGATGATCGCAGTGCCGCAAAACGA from Novosphingobium sp. 9U includes the following:
- a CDS encoding site-specific integrase, coding for METINSTGRPLATCGDDVPKVCGVEELLWAIAKVNAGTRITLDPQLIAAFQAGASPHSLRALRCDLEAFDQWCRDNNRTALPASPVTVADYLDARAEQGGKPASLGRYKASIAKLHRLLDVPDPTTASLVKHRLAAVRHSQGTAQAQARPLRFKGAVNDVSRDMARGLNLRALLKSCGEDLPGLRNCALLSVAYDTGLRASELVAVAVEDIVEAIDPEVRLLRVSRSKGDLEGEGATAFLSPRSVRAIGAWLVAAQIESGPIFRRVKVRRFKARGAATSLPTQSVSGLAPQNRRKTIIEPAISAWVECDVGERALHPGSIGPLYRKMIQEAFARGALPDLTADDLTQLLRGISAHSTRVGLNQDLFASGEGVAGIMDALRLRSPRMALEYNRNLAAEQGAAGRLMGKFS
- a CDS encoding ParB/RepB/Spo0J family partition protein — translated: MAKGNQGFGSQFTDGLDDEVNLDHATPADGIIASRSQTLARIATGKSVADRTEWVDPDRCRPWRMHNRDLDHLDEASCRDLIDSFLSAKKQRIPAIVRRIKGDPEFDYEIIAGVRRWWTVKWLREHHHPEFDYLVTIQSVTDEEAFRISDVENRSRKDISDWERAKEYTIALREFYDGSQSQMATHLNLSKSWLSRLLDVARLPDSIVAAFSDTHDITVRVARDIKPLAGDPRALAKMEAEAERIVEARTKGGTPLTGPEIAKLLVKATVQPAVRGAGEKEVIGTTGEVILRYTKARGGGVTIKVLKTKVSKAEIIDAIADLLT
- a CDS encoding energy transducer TonB, with amino-acid sequence MVKYLGIAASAAGLVFAPISATGHAQATVDAIAAPPTLAAWSQRVFRDLSRQMRDPVDSRSEVMPTGIVAVKFGCSESGAPSSVQLYKTSGDRRLDRATMRAVSKIATLHPLPARLGHGQQYIVRVLFANSGQRAEREIRKMQAEAVKNNAWYNQGATSTAAIELVPVG
- a CDS encoding GNAT family N-acetyltransferase; its protein translation is MYAGPSLQHRPTIQSENVVLRRPQVFDTREIVDILNDWQVAKCLSHVPYPYTLVDAHFFLDHIVPNEWVWAINESGSPKLIGSVSLMPRNGSDVAELGYWLSRDYWGRGLITEAARLVVDYGFKSLQLACITSGCFKDNVASARVLEKLGFVANGRSKRPGPARSGDLPGIDMVLHPPDVQAMR
- a CDS encoding AAA family ATPase, with translation MVAGANSVLSDDLMEGSLDVLHRKALTILKRIRDSAVDPETGQKKGPTFPISKAAALVGRTASAVREAERDGRLPARDRTGSGHRIQYSLEELDHMRGVFGTRPWREPTDTPAIISVCNFKGGVGKSTIALHLAQHFAIRGYRVLFIDCDSQASSTMMFGYRPDVDLEEEDTLYGHFHNPELLGVRKIIRNTHFHNLDLIPSNLRLYNLEYEIAGYMAKNQNMEIIDLIADAIDSVVEDYDVVIMDPPPALGMVSMAVLQAANSMVIPVPPSLVDFASTVSFIDMTRTTMKQLEQLAGRGRPAYNFIRLVGSRVDESKSMHREVLSMMRQVFGGSMTQSVMVTSAEIDNASSRMKTVFELEKPVTSHEVYNRCMRHLNEVCRDIEQDVLRTWASRAGGAI